A DNA window from Vigna unguiculata cultivar IT97K-499-35 chromosome 10, ASM411807v1, whole genome shotgun sequence contains the following coding sequences:
- the LOC114165874 gene encoding uncharacterized protein LOC114165874: MFFIYDDLRVRRSSPSEFIKPTLKPGSKELKSYREVLLDKEKILNILKQALTSKTPLSDVLLKKKSKRSVSFSRVIGSSVSKDYLQIKIMVSKSENKVRFVEADGDFVDFLASFLTTPLGSILNLKNNKFSCSPIPLLASILKLKNGRLSLGSIRNLYKSAKNLDPSWFVEPSKKSLLNPKVAPHFGCERNPLLNASQDYTSKYWYGLGEMKNEKGRIICEKKMISKKRDMLQQPKEIELLDPRSSYRDRKDGVGFMKRPCLFVVWDNLKLSPLTTTSLPISFSDSDNVVSTDLEEHLLRIRKSEAINLLRASLTSDKGAFTRSLSFLLWTWRFQRLIPLWSFFRRKRIKREEK; this comes from the exons ATGTTCTTCATCTATGATGACTTGAGAGTGCGCCGCAGCTCTCCTAGTGAATTCATTAAACCAACCCTAAAACCTGGAAGCAAAGAACTCAAAAGCTATAGAGAAGTGCTTCTTGATAAAGAAAAG ATACTTAACATACTGAAGCAAGCATTAACCTCCAAAACCCCTCTTAGTGATGtgttattaaaaaagaaatccaaGCGATCGGTCTCTTTCTCACGAGTTATTGGCTCAAGTGTTTCCAAAGATTATTTGCAAATCAAGATAATGGTGAGTAAATCAGAAAACAAGGTTCGATTTGTTGAAGCAGATGGAGATTTTGTAGATTTTCTGGCCAGCTTCCTCACAACACCTCTTGGATCTATTCTGAACCTTAAGAATAACAAATTTTCCTGCAGCCCCATACCACTTCTTGCATCTATTCTGAAGCTTAAGAATGGCAGATTGTCCTTAGGAAGCATTCGTAACTTGTACAAAAGTGCGAAGAATCTGGATCCATCGTGGTTCGTAGAGCCATCAAAGAAATCCTTGTTGAATCCAAAGGTGGCTCCTCATTTTGGTTGTGAGAGAAATCCACTATTAAATGCAAGTCAAGACTACACTTCCAAATATTGGTATGGCCTTggagaaatgaaaaatgagaagGGTCGTATCATctgtgaaaagaaaatgatttcaaaaaaaCGCGATATGTTGCAACAGCCAAAAGAAATTGAACTTTTGGACCCAAGATCTTCATATAGAGATAGAAAAGATGGTGTGGGATTTATGAAGAGGCCCTGTCTATTTGTTGTGTGGGATAATCTGAAATTGTCACCATTGACAACTACCAGTCTTCCAATTTCATTTAGTGATTCGGATAATGTCGTGTCTACTGATTTGGAGGAACATCTGCTAAGAATCAGGAAGTCAGAG GCAATAAACTTGCTGAGGGCTTCTTTGACATCCGACAAAGGTGCTTTTACTCGGAGCCTTTCCTTCTTATTGTGGACTTGGAGATTCCAAAGACTCATTCCACTTTGGAGTTTCTTCAGAAGGAAGAGAATCAAAAGGgaagagaaatga